A stretch of the Leopardus geoffroyi isolate Oge1 chromosome B2, O.geoffroyi_Oge1_pat1.0, whole genome shotgun sequence genome encodes the following:
- the ZNF451 gene encoding E3 SUMO-protein ligase ZNF451 isoform X10: protein MGDPGSEIIESVPPAGPEASESTTDENEDDIQFVSEGPLRPVLEYIDLISSDDEEPSTSHSDRMPESKVPSSENHRPEMCSSCSVPLPIGDSSSSSGSCTSSPQRIVSQPSSVENPLENQKNDQNNSDIKISETETLKPSQNYQTLPSSPVLVPQESLASSEVKEDLPVESSSASQHGQDAILYLQTQVAEMSRVIRDLQSRSCFRFHHSRPSENSSVPWDISTSKDENLSTVDEEADCKSPSADDKGQPTDPSQSSFTGLLKRMEQRGVIKRVTLQSEAESCEGKPDYVTSKKRLVPPLHPLLRIATTEVFKDPADCHPSSFMGHRVYPVAKDTSPFQPNPPAEGPIVEALEHSKRGSTTSPLDSTSKEMEVMGCRFYHAASIAARAASYMAYMTQYQRKLWEDMEDLVHDPEFDRGKARCIISDGMDAGLWQLCTTRDIMDSVVRVMAMAIDYRRQAWLRLTSLTKKTQEKISHLPFDGTSLFGQDVNAVVAEENSIKENDYRDHNKYYNQHRYFYSHDQKAHYHNRGYSKGDWYKPRNHPYRYRKKGESPERHGYKN, encoded by the exons ATGGGAGACCCGGGGTCGGAG ATAATAGAATCTGTCCCTCCAGCTGGGCCCGAGGCATCTGAGTCAACAACGGATGAAAATGAAGATGACATTCAGTTTGTTAGT GAAGGACCATTAAGACCTGTTCTGGAATACATTGATCTGATCAGCAGTGATGATGAAGAGCCTAGCACCTCCCATAGTGAT AGAATGCCTGAGTCTAAGGTGCCATCCTCTGAGAATCATCGCCCAGAAATGTGCTCTAGCTGCAGTGTTCCTCTTCCCATTGGAGACAGCAGCTCCTCCTCTGGGAGTTGCACCAGCAGTCCACAAAGGATAGTTTCTCAACCTTCTTCTGTTGAGAACCCATTGGAGAACcagaaaaatgatcaaaataattcagatattaagatttctgagacagagacactTAAACCATCACAAAATTATCAGACTCTGCCTTCATCTCCAGTTCTGGTCCCCCAAGAATCTTTGGCCTCTTCGGAGGTCAAGGAGGATTTACCTGTAGAGTCTTCTTCAGCTTCACAGCATGGACAAGATGCCATCCTTTATCTTCAGACACAGGTAGCTGAGATGTCACGAGTGATACGTGATCTGCAGTCTAGGAGCTGTTTTAGATTCCATCATTCTAGGCCAAGTGAGAACTCCTCAGTTCCGTGGGACATCTCCACCTCCAAGGATGAAAATTTATCTACGGTTGATGAAGAAGCTGACTGCAAGTCCCCCTCAGCTGATGACAAAGGGCAGCCAACTGATCCCAGTCAGTCTAGTTTCACAGGTCTTTTGAAAAGAATGGAACAAAGAGGTGTTATAAAGAGAGTAACATtacaatctgaagcagaatcaTGTGAAGGGAAACCTGATTATGTGACCTCTAAGAAACGTTTGGTTCCTCCATTGCATCCTCTTCTGAGAATTGCCACCACTGAGGTTTTTAAAGACCCTGCTGATTGCCATCCTTCTTCCTTCATGGGGCACAGAGTATATCCTGTGGCCAAGGATACCTCTCCTTTCCAACCAAATCCACCAGCCGAGGGCCCTATTGTAGAAGCACTAGAGCACAGCAAAAGAGGAAGCACAACATCTCCTCTAGATTCTACCTCAAAAGAAATGGAGGTCATGGGTTGTAGATTCTACCATGCTGCTTCCATTGCAGCCCGAGCTGCTAGTTACATGGCCTATATGACTCAATATCAGCGTAAACTCTGGGAAGACATGGAGGATCTGGTTCATGACCCAGAGTTTGATCGTGGAAAAGCAAGATGTATAATATCGGATGGTATGGATGCTGGCCTTTGGCAGCTTTGTACTACTAGGGACATAATGGATTCTGTAGTCAGAGTTATGGCCATGGCAATAGACTACAGAAGACAAGCCTGGCTCCGACTTACATCTCTCACTAAGAAAACCCAGGAGAAGATCTCACACTTACCCTTTGATGGTACTTCTCTCTTTGGACAAGATGTAAATGCTGTTGTTGCAgaagaaaacagtataaaagaaAACGATTATAGAGACCACAACAAATACTATAACCAACATCGATACTTTTATAGTCATGATCAGAAAGCACATTATCACAATAGAGGATATTCCAAAGGAGATTGGTACAAACCTCGAAACCACCCCTATAGATATAGAAAAAAGGGAGAATCTCCAGAACGCCATGGGTACAAGAATTAA